Proteins from one Juglans microcarpa x Juglans regia isolate MS1-56 chromosome 6S, Jm3101_v1.0, whole genome shotgun sequence genomic window:
- the LOC121236636 gene encoding pentatricopeptide repeat-containing protein At2g13600-like: MVPKLPTNLPSQLGLKFMKAACDSGDLPRARNLFDKIGEPDLRTWTVLISAYTRHGLPKDSIKIYSLLRAREINPDKLVLLSVAKACSTLRDTIKAKEVYEDAIRFGFHSDTLLGNALIDMFAKCKCVEDARRVFDDIPVKDVVSWTTLTSCYVTCCLPRRGLDEFREMVLNRVRPNAVTVSSILPACSELRTLKLGREIHGFVVKHGMQENLFVCSALVSMYANCLSMRQAQLVFDNMSQRDIVLWNVILTAYFSNKECEKGLDLFYKMKFDGVQLNDASWNAVIGGCTQNGRTEQALEMLGQMQNSGFRPNQITITSVLPACTDFERLGTGKEIHGYIFRNWFIEDLTTTTAVVFMYAKCGDLELARKVFSLMPKKDTVAWNTIIIANSMHGKGEEALLLFQKMLDSGTKPNSVTFNGVLSGCSHSLLVDEGFLIFNSIRDYSIEPDADHYSCIVDILSRAGRLEEAYDFIQKMPLEPTAGAWGALLGACRVHKNMELAKIAANRLFEIEPNNPGNYVLLSNTFASAKLWDEASEIRNLMRDRGITKEPGYSWKLHAAFGILNLIGISSICVIKNLRICGTVIMPLLRPRLFYANHGQRSMGMAIPGMRIVHHTF; encoded by the exons ATGGTTCCAAAGCTTCCTACCAACCTTCCCAGTCAGCTAGGCCTTAAATTCATGAAGGCAGCATGCGATTCTGGTGATTTGCCACGCGCGCGCAACCTGTTCGATAAAATTGGCGAACCAGACCTACGCACGTGGACTGTCTTAATCTCAGCTTACACTAGACATGGACTTCCTAAGGATTCTATAAAGATTTACTCTTTATTGAGAGCACGGGAAATCAATCCCGATAAGCTAGTACTTCTGTCGGTCGCAAAGGCATGTTCCACTTTGAGGGACACTATAAAAGCCAAAGAGGTTTACGAGGATGCGATTCGATTCGGGTTTCATTCAGATACGTTATTGGGTAATGCGTTGATTGATATGTTTGCTAAATGTAAGTGTGTTGAAGATGCGAGACGGGTTTTTGATGATATACCAGTGAAAGATGTGGTTTCTTGGACCACTTTGACGTCTTGTTACGTTACTTGTTGCCTACCTCGACGAGGTTTGGACGAATTTCGCGAGATGGTGTTAAATAGAGTGAGACCGAATGCGGTGACAGTTTCTTCTATTCTGCCAGCGTGCTCTGAACTCAGAACTTTGAAATTGGGAAGAGAGATTCATGGGTTTGTAGTGAAGCATGGAATGCAAgagaatttatttgtttgtagTGCGCTTGTTAGCATGTATGCTAATTGTCTAAGCATGAGGCAAGCCCAATTGGTATTTGATAACATGTCTCAACGAGATATTGTGTTGTGGAATGTAATCTTAACAGCATACTTCTCAAACAAAGAATGTGAGAAGggtcttgatttattttataagatgaaATTCGACGGTGTCCAATTGAACGATGCTTCATGGAATGCTGTTATTGGTGGATGCACACAAAATGGGAGAACTGAACAGGCGCTGGAGATGCTTGGACAGATGCAAAATTCTGGTTTCAGACCTAATCAGATAACTATTACCAGTGTCTTACCAGCTTGCACAGATTTTGAAAGATTGGGGACTGGCAAAGAGATTCATGGCTATATCTTTAGGAATTGGTTTATTGAGGACTTAACGACCACAACAGCTGTGGTTTTCATGTATGCTAAATGTGGTGATTTGGAACTCGCACGAAAGGTCTTCAGTCTGATGCCAAAAAAGGATACTGTTGCTTGGAACACAATCATCATTGCAAACTCTATGCATGGGAAAGGAGAAGAAGCCTTGTTGCTTTTTCAGAAAATGTTGGACTCAGGAACCAAGCCTAATTCTGTTACTTTTAATGGTGTTTTGTCTGGTTGTAGTCATTCACTACTTGTTGACGAAGgcttcttaatttttaattcaattagAGATTACTCAATAGAACCTGATGCAGATCACTACTCCTGCATAGTTGATATACTTAGCCGAGCTGGTCGCCTGGAAGAAGCATATGATTTTATACAGAAAATGCCTTTAGAACCAACTGCTGGTGCTTGGGGAGCATTGCTTGGTGCATGTAGAGTACATAAGAACATGGAATTAGCAAAAATTGCAGCAAACCGGCTTTTCGAGATTGAACCTAATAACCCTGGAAACTATGTACTATTATCCAATACTTTTGCCTCTGCCAAACTATGGGACGAAGCCTCAGAAATTAGAAACTTGATGAGAGACAGAGGAATTACAAAAGAACCAGGCTATAGTTGG AAGCTTCATGCTGCCTTTGGAATACTTAATTTGATTGGGATATCATCAATTTGTGTCATTAAGAATTTGAGGATATGTGGAACTGTAATAATGCCATTATTAAGACCAAGACTGTTTTATGCAAATCATGGTCAAAGATCAATGGGTATGGCCATTCCAGGGATGCGAATTGTTCATCACACTTTTTAG